The window AGTCCTGGCCTCCTGAAAGACAGGGACTTCTGCTTCCAAGGAAGGACTGGATGTAAACAGGATGTGtttgttcttaattttctttcaggCTGAGAGCCTATCATTGAAGACAAGTGGAGGAAGTACCTGCCCAGGAGAGCCCAGGAGGAGTAGGGAGGAACCTGAAAGGCCAGGAAGGAAGTGGGCCGACCTGTCCAGGGGAGAAGCTGGGGTGACCAGGGAAATGAGCTATTTTGCATCACGAAGTGGCATACAACCGATATGTGAGGTGGACACAACTGGCCAAGAATCCACTTGTGTGAGGGCAGATTCTGGATTAGTGTTACAGAGAACACTGGTTAACAGAGAAAGCTTCAAAggatatcaatttttttttaagattttatttatttattcatgagagacacagagagaggtgcagagacacaagcagagggtgaagcaggctccctgcggggagcctgatgtgggactcaatcccaggaccccagggtcatgccctgagccaaaggcagacgctcaaccactgagccccccaggtgcccctaaaagatacaaatttaataCTTGTGTCCCTGCCTCActcatttcaaaaacaaaacaaaacaaaacaaaacaaaaacatccaacttttttttaaagcaggagttTCGACGAAGCACAGGCAGCTCCATTTCCTCTCCCTGACTTATTTGTGTTGATTCCTGGTAATTAAAACgaggattggcttttttttttaagattttatttatttatttatgaaagacacagagagagtgagagagagacagaggcagagacacaggcagagggagaagcaggctccatgcagggagccccacgcgggactcgatcctgggactccaggatcctgggacgccctggactgaaggcagcactaaaccaaggagccaccggggctgcctgaggattggtttttaagaaaagttgaaaacttccctccctccccattcaACCcaaccttcacacacacacaagcacacagacACCAGCAATCTTGAAAAGTCATGCCTAGTCCAAGCCTGCTGAATTTACAGAGTTCCAAGTAATTCTTAGGTGTAGGAACAACACCGAGCCAACCCAGGACAAGGCTGTGAATGAACGAAATGTGATGAGTTTCATCAGTGTAGACGACCAACATGAACTTCTGCCATTTAAAACATTCCTTCAActcttcatttaatctttttctgTGAGATAAATTAATCATTGGAACAATTCGGACCGAAAATAAACATGGAGCAGATAATCTAAATTTAGATAGAAAATGTGTTAGCTGATTGGAAGTGGAATGTAACCAGCCTCTGGATTCAaaaccttttatttatatttcctggGCTATATTGCCAGGTTGGCAGGGAGCTCTTAGACCcattctgaatattttcagatGGAAGAGGCAACGTACAGGGGAGGAATCTACAATCTGAGGAGACCACAGATACTCCTGAGAAAGACACGAAAGAGGAGGCTGAGTATGGTAAGCACAAGCATGTGTAtcgttgtttttcttcttcttttttttttttgaaagtcaaaAATCATCATAATGACAACCAAAATGTAGCCTAGCTTGATAaagaataataagtaaataatagagaatgaatagataaatgtaGTCTGTTTTCTCTGAATCTCTTGGGTAGGTCAAGTTTGGATGCCAAGTTGAAATTTCTCCCCTGGCTGATGCTGTACGGTGTTGACCCCCTACTTCGTGCAGTTGACCTTCTAAGAAACCCAGAAGTCTGTGTTACCCAAACACATCTCCTCTAGAAACTGAATGGCCACGGGCAGGCCTCCTGAGGCTCCCTCCCCACCGGGTTGCCTCTCCCAGGGCCTGCGGACTCGGACCCCTCGCTCTCCCCCACCGGCCGAGCCACCGAGTTTCCATGAAACCACGAAGAGGAGAGGCCCTTTATGGCAGCTGACAACAGGAAAGTGAGATCGCAGAGGCCCTAAGAGGGAGGGCAACCAGCGAAGGAGAACAGaaacagccactctggaaaaccgtgtggaggttcctcaaagagttaaaaatagacctgccctacgacccagcaattgcactgctggggatttaccccaaagatacagatgcagtgaaacgccgggacacctgcaccccgatgtttctagcagcaatgtccacaatagccacactgtggaaggagcctcggtgtccatcgaaagatgatggataaagaagctgtggtctgtgtatgcAATGgactatcactcagccatcagaaacgacaaatacccaccattcgcttcgacgtggatggaactggagggtatgatgctgagtgaagtaagtcaatcggagaaggacaaacattatatggtctcattcatttgggggatataaaaaatagtgaaagggaataaaggggaaaggagagaaaatgagtgggaaatatcagaaagggagacaggacatgagagactcctaactctgggaaacgaactaagggtggtggaaggggaggtgggcggagggtgggggtgacggggtgacgggcactgaggggggcacttgatgggatgagcactgggtgttattctatatgttggcaaatttgaacaccaataaaaaataaattaaataaaaaagaaagaaagaaaacagaaacgtGAGACGTGATGAGGAGAGTGACTGAGGCCCGGGGCCTGTCCCATTCTttgttggaaaaagaaaagactggctCACACCAGATTGGCCTCCTGGAAGGGCCCAAAGGTGAGGCTGGGGGAAGGCGCAGGAGCCACCCTGGGATCTCAATGCCATGCTTGGAAAGAAGCAGCTTAAAAGACCCCTcattggggacccctgggtggctcaggggtttagcgctgcctctggcccaaggtgtgatcctggggtcccgggatcgagtcccacatcgggctccctggatggagcctgcttctccctctgcctgtgtctctgcctctctttctctctgtgtctttcatgaataaataaataatttttttttaattacctttcaTTGAGGCTGCCAGGTCCAAACGCTGGAAGCAGTGTTCTCTCTGTTTTCCTCCGTAGAATGCTTCCACGTGAGCTCTCAGGACAGGGTACACTCCAGGGACTCTGGGACACACTAAAGGGCCTGCAGTGACATCCCCGGGGGGAAGCTGCCTACCTCTGAGGCCCTGAGCTCCTCAGGGCAATGGGCTCATCATTACCTTCTGCAGCGGGGAGGTTTTCGGAAATCAATCCTTCCCGTGCTGAGTAATTAAAACACGAGCAGGAGGCTGGTTCTAGGTTTCCTCATAAATAAAccgaaaataatgaaatgttagGAGCTGCCATCGACTGCCAAGTTTTATGGCTGTCCCCTAATTACTTTGGGGCAACACCAATGTGTGCGtgtctaaaataattatttgataacGGCGACCACAGTTCCTCCAATAATTAAGAACTTTAACCATGTATTGGAATAGAGAAAAATAGCTTGATAAACGTTTGCCCTCCTACCTAACTAGGTAAACAAAAGAACGCTGACTTTGTATGTTTTTCCCCTTACGTACATATTTATCATGAGCAGAGACTGGCCTGATAAAAACGAGTTCAGAGAGTTGAAAGCTTGGTGCTCCTATAAAGCTGTGCAGTGTCTTATTCCTCAAAATAGGCTGCAACCACCCTTTGGGGCCTGGGGTGAGGAGGGCATGGAGCCACGGGATAAAACAAGGTATACATTTGGGATGCTCCAATTTTACTGTGTTTAAGGGTGTAGGGAGCACATTAGGTTTATATCAAAAACAGACACGGcaatataataaaaacagaatgcaAATTTCCCAATATTACCGAGACATTTGGAGCTGGGAGTGGCATCTCCAGGGGCTCTCAGAGGGCCTCCCCCATCGCAGGCCTTCTTTGGAGAACCACTCGCCAAGCGCTCTTAGTAGTGTCAGGAGGCGATGACTTGCCAAGTCCAAAAGAAGGCGTTCCTGGCGTGCAAGTTTCTACTCTAGATTAGACTGGATAAATTTCATATCgtgtataaaaatatgaataatggaAATCTGAAAGCCCCTTCTAGATGACAGGTTCTGAACCCGGGGCAACTTTGCACTCCCCACCCGCACCCATGGGGTGCATCTGTCAACGTCAGGATGTTTCTGGTCATCACAGCTTGGAGTGGGGGGTGCTCCACTGGCATCTCGTGCTCCACATCCGACAATGCACAGCACGGCCCCCCCCAACAAAGAATTTCTCAGcctaaaatgtcaacagtgctgaggTTAGGAAACCCTGCTCCAGTCAGGGTGTATGTGCACACGCAGGCGAGCGGTCAAAGTCAAGCCTTAGGGCACCGAGGCCCCCAGAACGCCTACGGGGCAGGCCCAGTGCAGGGGAAGGAGGCACGTGTGCACCTGTACCAGGGCAGGAGACACAACGCAGCCTCCGGAGACAGGGGTGGGTAGTTGcctgagcagagggaagagaggagttAGAGCTCGGGCCATAAATGGAGCTGCGATGTGCCTATTTGAGGACGTGCTTTTGTGGGACCGTGGGAGCCGCTGTACACATTTGGTCAGAAATTTGCCATCCCCTCCAGAAAAGCCGCCTCAATCCTCCAGGTGAGCGTGAGCCTCCCCCCGGGTGCTGAGGCTGTAGGTCCGCGGCCTTTATTATCTTACCAACCGCACCTTTCTGCCATCGGCTCCCAGAGCGGGCTGTAAGCTCCTCGAAGACAAGACTTGGGCCTTTTCAAATCTCTCTCTTTGATCCATGATATCATAGAACAAAACAATACCCATAAAAGAGTTGTTGAGTTGACATCAATGCTGTAGTCTCCTCCCAATATTAGAAATGCCCCACGCACACATGtgaataaaagacatttaaatggaaggaaaaaaggaagcaagcaaTCTACTGGTTTCATCTGGAAAGATCATTTAGCAAAATCTATCTTCAAAGGCCTGTTTATACTTCTTTTTTGATGTTCACCATCTGTTTGACTGCCTTCCCCTCTTCTTTAGGCTTTCTAGCGGTTTCCAGTAGGGATGCAGGTCATCTTGAAATTTCACTGCTGCGTCTCATAAAAGGGTCACAGTCTTGATTAAAGTTGTTTTAGACACAAATGCCTGAAATCCAAGCGCAGGGTTGTCTGCCTATCCTTCACTTGCAcaactaaaaataacaataaattaatGCTCTCTAATTCATTAATTTGCTAGTAGCTTTTCCCTGTAAAAAGTAGTTTGACTCTGCTCAGCTTTGatcataaaaaattcatttaggctttctccttcctcttcatatttaaaatgagtcATCCTGTAGACTGAGAATGAATCAAGCATTTTTGGAATAAAAGGCAATTTTTCATGTTACAAGTATTCTAAGATGGTTCAGTACCTTCCTATTCTTTAAATTCCCAAAATGTAAGAAACACATCTCAAGTAATCCAAATAGCTCCAACTCCACTTACAAAACAAATCAAAGGATTATTCTTTACCCTATAAAACCACTTATCAAGCCAAGATTCAACCCAAGATTGCTTTCATTCAGCAGCACTTACTCTGGAATCTCATCCAAATTCGGATGGTATTTATTCAGCTTTTCAGGAACCAGAAGAACTTTCTAAGAGCTAAGGAGGAATGACGAATGAGCCCCAACCCCTtaattttgcaggtgaggaaataGGCTCAGAAGTCGATAGGAATTCTCCAAGCTGCTTAATGATAACAGCTGGGACTTACCAAAGGCCTGTGGCTTCTCACATCTTTATCACTTCACTGTGTCTCAGCTGCCTTTACGTCCTGCCGGCCTGGTGCCTGAGTCCTGCCTCTACCCTCCCTCCTGGGCACTACCTCCCCACAAAGGCCACTCCAGCCAGAAGGAGGCATCTACAAGAGATGCATCTACAAATGTCCCTCTTTTGCTCAGAAACTTCCAACGTCTTCCCACCTCTCTCAAGTAAAAGCCGATCATCCTCCCATGGTCTGTGTGgcctaattatttttcttttctgtcaaagCACCCAACACTCTTCACATACTTCACATGAGACCTTTCCCTTGCAGTTCCCTCCACCAGAAACCTCTTCTTCCAAAagacttcctccctccctccctttctcaggGGTCTCCTCAAACCTACTTTACTAGAAGTGGCTTCCCTGACGACCCCTCTGTAAATAACACCACTTTACGTCCTTCACGTCCTATGTCTCGCGCACCTCACTTTCTTTCCTATTGTTTCTAACATTTTTACTATCTGACCTATATTTATTTGTTACTGACTGCCTTTCCTCACTTAGAagatggacagaaaaaaaaaaatccctgctggATCttcagtgcctggtacatggcaGGCACTGAGTATTTTTGCAGGGTAaagctactatgtgccagatactattcTAAGGAAGGTACAAGAACCCAtcgacttgggatgcctgggtggctcagcagttgaatgtctgcctttggcttgggatctgatcctggggtcctggaatcgagtcctgcatcgggctccttgcatggagcctgtttctccctctgcctgtgtctgcctccctctctctctgtgtctctcatgaataaataaataaaatcttaaaaaaaaaaaaaaagaaccaatttaCTTAATCTTCCCACAAAGACGCCACTATCCTCATCACTGTCATCTCTggttcacagatgaagaaattaaggcacagagaagctcagaaacttgtccaagatcactcAGCTAGTAAATtgtagagtcaggatttgaacccagggcaCAGTTTCTTTAACCACTGAGATGTAATTGTGCCACGCTTACCTAATGACGAAAAATTACTTCGATGGTTTTTTCCCCCATACCAGAGACTCTCAGAAACTGAGATATATCCCAATGTGctttcaaaatgtcaatagtttcCTATAACTGCCTACTATTTTAAACAACCGCTAAGGTGTGTGATTTTGAGCTAAGAGGCGTAAACAAGATCAAAACTGTGAACCACAACTGTGTTGCACTTGGGTCTCTAATTCAGAGCACACAAAGGAGCGGGCGTGTGCATACAGACGTGTGCAGGTAATCATCCCTCCTGGACTGAGATGACCACGATTAGCTCTGGTCCATAAAGGGAgggcaaaagacacaaaagcCGCAGTGATGTTCCAGGCCACACAGCCCGCAGCACTGGCTGGAAGGGAGCCTCCGAGGGCTCCTCTGGGACCGCCACACATGCTCCCTGCTTATTAGTGTAAAACACCCTGGTgattcacacaatggaatgtttAAGCCCAGATGCCACTTAATGGAGGGTATGTTGATACAGCTTTATCTGAGAAGTTACATAATCATCCTAGTGCGGAAAGGCCAAAGAGGAATTCCTGCCTTGGAATAAAAGGGGTGTACCCCAGGAATCACTCCACAAACGATACAAGGAGTTTCCCAGTGAGAAATTAGTGACCTCACACCCacaggtgccaggggctgggggcagcgcTAGGGATGCGCTTGGGCGGTTCCACTCGGGGGACAGGGCCAGGCCCCCTAGCCCCCTGGCATTTGGAAAAGTCCCTCCCACGAGTCCTCTCAGCCTCCCGCTTTCGGGCCAGATATTTATTCCCACAAGCCTGGGGTCCTGTCATTagctttccgcccgggaaggccCAAAGGATCTTCTCCTCCGCCGGGCTGGACTTTTTCTGAAAGGCACCGGCGCTCCGGCAGCCCCCACCCAGGGGCCGGCTGCGGGGGGGCGAAGGGGTCACGGCACCTGCCACCCCgcagccccgggcccccgccccgccgcaccCCGACGGCGcgggcccgcccctcccccccgcgcccgcccccacctcccggcGGCCGAGGGGCAGGGCCGGCCGAGCGAGCCGCGGCGGCCCGGCCGGGTCCCCGCCCTGTTCCCTTTAAATGCCGCCCTGGGCCAGCGCGACGCGGCCCGCGCCACCTTCCCCCCTCGGGAGGCGACAGCAGCACCCGAGGAAGGAAGCGGCCGCGACTCGGAGCCGGGCCCGGGCAGCGGCGGCCACCTGCGACCCCGCGGGCGCGCCccccctgcacctcccctgcaccccctgcacctcccctgcacctcccctgcaccccccgcaCCTCCCGCACCTCCCCTgcacctcccctgcacccccctgcaccccccgcacctcccctgcaccccccgcacctcccctgcacctcccctgcaccccccgcacctcccctgcacccccctgcaccccccgcacctcccctgcaccccccgcacctcccctgcacctcccctgcacccccctgcaccccccgcacctcccctgcacccccctgcaccccccgcacctcccctgcaccccccctgCACTTCCcttgcacccctgcacccccctgcacctcccctgcgcccccgcacccccgctcccctccccctgccctcgcTGCCCGCCGGCCGGCGCCGGGCCCCAGGCGTGCGCGCGCGCCCCCGTGTGTGTGCGCGCCCCGCCAGCCTCGGACCCGCGCCCCCGCGCGGCGCAGCACCGCCCCGGGATCCCGCCCGCGCGCCGCGTCCCacgtccccgccgccgccgccagccgcGCACCCCCGGGCGCCGCGGTGCAGGAAGATGGCGGGATCGGTGGCCGACAGCGATGCGGCGGGGGTGAGCGCGGGGCAGGGGTGCCCCCggggcccgccgccgcccgcccggctgTGCCCGAGGCCGAGGCCCAGCCCGGCGCCCCCGCGTGGGACGGCGCCGGGGACCTgttggcggggggcggggggctgcaggCGGGGCGCCCGGGTGCAGcggggggagcgcggggggcgaGCCGGCGGCCAGGTGTGTGCCCGGGGcacgtgtgcgtgtgcgcgcgtgtgAGTGAGTGTGCCCGGGGCGCGCGCCCCGCGGCCGGCGTCCCGGGGACTCCCCGCGGGAAGCGgctggggccggggtgggggccccGAGGAAGTTGAGCGCGGCCCTGCACCCCCGCGGCGTCCTGCAGGCCGGGCCTGGGCGCGTCTGCGGTCGAGGAGGGGcctggcctcccccctcccctccgggcGCGCCTCCACCTGGAGCGTGGTCTAGATCCGCAGGGCTGGGAGCTGCAGAAGCTCGGCCACCGGCCTCGGGGGACAGGACGGGGTTCGTCCCGGGGCTGGGAGGCGGCGGCTTCTGCAGACGCTGCCTGTGCCCTGTGCGGGCTGCTGGATTCAGCCGGATTCGTATAGGTGCTGCtccactccctcccctgcccctcccgacaccccccccccccaaaaaaaaactagAGCCTTTGGAAAGCCAATCTGTGTGCTTCTATTTTTAGAAACTAGATGATGGGCATTTAAACAACTCCTTGGGCTCTCCAGTTCAAGCCGACGTGTACTTCCCACGACTGGTAAGTGATTGAGTTCTGTGCTCTTCTCCGCCCGCCCGCTTTTCCTTTCTAATTGCATTTTCTAGCGGGTCAGGTCCTGGGGATCTGGAGGACTTGGCTCTTGCCGGACAGGCTGTAAACGCCCTGTGTCTCCTGTCATCCTTTGCAGATAGTTCCGTTTTGTGGGCACATTAAAGGTGGCATGAGACCGGGCAAGAAGGTGTTGGTGATGGGCATCGTAGACCTCAACCCAGAGAGGTAAGACGGTGCTTGTCACCCCAAGGCTTATTATCTGGCAGTTACAAGGCCCTGCCCACTCTTGTTGTGGCTTattgctgctgctcctcctcctcctgtccctgtGGCCAGTGTTGCTAGTTGGAAGTGCCAAGAAAGTACCATGTTCccatgaaaagaatgtgtatgaaTCCCAGCCATCATTTCTCCAGACAGCTATTTATATCAGAGATGATAAATATAGGCCcacatcattttctctttgacCCTTAGAGAGGCCAAACAGTTTTCTCTTAAGGGTTTTTAAACATGATGCTTGGAGCGAGATCTATCAGTATAAATGACAAGCAAACATTACAAGATACTATCCCCTGGTCAATTTCTGGGGCTGgtttttttgagaaatctgaaATGGGTTAAGACACACATGTGTCGGGGGTTTTGGCTTTCTGAAATCCCTAATGTTAGCCATGTTCAACTCCACCAAAGTTTTTACCAGAGCCTCCTTTAGGTATTAAAATCCCCGGCTTGATTGTAATCCTCTTTCTCCATGCGTAGTCTAATCTGCTGTGTAAAGAATAGTGGCCCATTCAGAGCAGACAAACCCCAAGAAGGAGGAGGAACTCTGGGAGCCTGGGTTGCTGATAGTGGCTCAgaataaatgagatgattttCTTTCCAGCTTCGCGATCAGCCTGACCTGTGGTGACTCAGAAGACCCTCCCGCCGATGTGGCCATTGAACTCAAAGCTGTGTTCACAGACCGGCAGTTACTCAGAAATTCTTGTATATCTGGCGAAAGAGGTGAAGAACAGTCTGCAATCCCTTACTTTCCATTCATCCCAGACCAGCCATTCAGGGTAAGTACCTCGAGTGCTTCAACTCTAACCGCTGGCAGGGTGATGATGCTCTGTTCCTCCTGCGATTGCCAAGAAAGCTTTAAGCAGCCAGAATTTTTGCATGTCTAGGAAATTTGTCACCTGAtggtgaaaaaaagaaacaagatcaaAAGAGTCCTGTTTGCTGATAGAAACTAAGGTCATAGTAGCTCTTGGCTCTATTTAGCCAATACAGTTAAATAATAAACCCGTGTCCAGATTGTTAAGAATAAATACTTTTCCATGTAGTACTCAACCTAGTACCAGCCACATAATCTGTACCTGTCCCAAAATATCCCAactgattaataaataataacaagtgCTAgaattttcctcactttttttcaACCTTTAAGGAGTTCTAAACCTTATGAATtgtgacttttttaaagaataacagtaataatcttttcattttctcttgttaCTTTTGCCGGTGAGGTCTGGtccttgtttctccctctgggtTAAGTAACCTCGGTCTGTTTTACTGTCACAGGCTGTGTGGCTAACAAATTCCTTCCCTTGGGCCTGGATGGGTATAACTTGGCTCTCCACCATCTAGTGGGCAGGAAGCATAAGCCAAACTTCCTATCCAACCGATCAATATTAGTAGCATCTTTCTCTGTGAAGGACAAATGCCGAGTAAGAGATGCAAATAATGTGGGTAACGTGTTAGGAAAGGATTTACTGAAATATTGGGCCTGGTGATGAAGCCTGTATTACACCTTGTTAACATATGTCACAATGATCACAGCTCAGTTAAAATCTCCATGTCACATATGCGTCTGATAAAGCACAGCGACCCTTAACCCGTTGTTGCTCTTCATCTAGAAATTTACGGGGGCCTTACAAAGAAgtaatcatttttcttctcatcttaCCATCTGGTGGGGGAATAAGAATCCATGACTTTGACGTCAGTGATAGAATTGAGATTGCTGCCCTTCTCGTCATAGTCTTGTCATAGTCTCGTCATagtcccctcccccttctctagAATAGTAATGGCCCCTTAGGCTCCTCTTGATTctgacagtttctttctttcttttatttatttatttttgactgtGACAGTTTCTTAATGATGAATCTTAATGCGTTGCTCATGAGTATGAGTAACCAGAGCTTCCGTGTTCCGAGAGGAATATAATGCTCCCCAACAACCAAATTGAAATGAAATCAGCCCTTCTTGGTGATATAATTTTAGTAATAATACGAATTAAATATGACTAATACCGCATATGAAGCTCTTCTTACGTGGTGGCCACCAAtgcttttaataaatacatagcGCAAAACCAGTGATTAAAATCTGTGgtgaattggggatccctgggtggctcagtggtttaacacctgccttcagtacagggcatgatcctggagaccccgaatcgagtcccgcatcaggctccctgcatggagcctgcttctccctctgcctgaagtcTCTGCCGcgcgcttgctctctctctctctctctcttatgaataaataaaatctttaaaaaaatttttttaaaaaatctatgctgaattatttaaggaaaagaggaagaaaaagcttTTACCCTATGGAATCAGCATTTCTGTTTGGCCTAACAAAGCCTTGTTAATTATACGTCCTTGCGCCAGTGGTAATTACTGTGTAACCTTTTCTCTGCTTCAGTGTTTACCATGTTTGACTGCCTAGACTGTTATTACATGCCACCAAGTGGGTGCCAGTTTACGTTTGTGAGGGTCTCCTCTGAGGGTGGCACCAAATGGTTCAGGGGACGACCCTAAATGCCATATAACCAAATCTATGCTGCTTCACATCACTTTCCAGAGTACACGGAGAAGGGAGAAGTGTTCAagcatgaacaaataaattcttcaaaGGATATTGAAGAGTGTAGAGCAGGAGTTCACAAAGTGTGTTCTTCATTCCAGCAGCATCAGCAACATGTTGGAACCTGATGGAAATGCGGATTCTTAGATCTTACCCTAGACCTACTAAATCGaaaatttggggggtggggtctAGCAGTCTGTGTTGCAACCGGCCTTCTATATGACTCCCGTGTTTGAGAGCCCCTGAAGATGTTGcctttctctaaaacaaagtATTGTTGGTTTGTTTTCCCCAAGCAGGGTTCATGGAAATTGTGAAA of the Vulpes lagopus strain Blue_001 chromosome 5, ASM1834538v1, whole genome shotgun sequence genome contains:
- the LGALSL gene encoding galectin-related protein, translated to MAGSVADSDAAGKLDDGHLNNSLGSPVQADVYFPRLIVPFCGHIKGGMRPGKKVLVMGIVDLNPESFAISLTCGDSEDPPADVAIELKAVFTDRQLLRNSCISGERGEEQSAIPYFPFIPDQPFRVEILCEHPRFRVFVDGHQLFDFYHRIQTLSAIDTIKINGDLQITKLG